A genomic window from Clostridium aceticum includes:
- a CDS encoding carbonic anhydrase has protein sequence MYLQKTKKAKNYIISTILVIALIMLFGCTPQQSEASSENPEPIETIVEVSPANSLKLLEEGNARFSELKIGDKDISVARRENLSKDGQHPFAVIVSCSDSRVPPEVIFDQALGDLFVVRIAGNVIDSVALGSIEYAVEHLETPLVVVMGHEKCGAVKATVDGGEAPGSIGSIVEKIQPSVEKVKASSTTGNDLYEEATDENILQSLAEIEKSPIIEHFIENGTLKIIGAKYHLESGKVEFFSDLH, from the coding sequence ATGTATTTACAAAAAACAAAAAAAGCAAAGAACTACATAATTTCTACAATCCTTGTAATTGCTTTAATAATGCTATTTGGATGTACACCTCAGCAGTCTGAAGCTAGTTCTGAAAATCCTGAGCCTATTGAAACGATAGTAGAAGTATCTCCAGCAAATTCACTAAAGTTACTGGAGGAAGGAAACGCACGATTTTCAGAGTTGAAAATCGGTGATAAAGATATTAGTGTTGCAAGACGCGAGAATTTATCCAAAGATGGTCAACATCCATTTGCAGTTATTGTGAGTTGTTCAGATTCTCGTGTTCCTCCTGAAGTGATATTTGATCAAGCATTAGGGGATTTATTCGTAGTTCGTATAGCAGGAAATGTCATTGATTCGGTGGCTTTAGGCAGCATAGAATATGCCGTTGAACATCTTGAGACCCCACTTGTTGTTGTTATGGGACACGAAAAGTGTGGTGCTGTAAAAGCGACAGTAGACGGAGGAGAAGCCCCTGGTAGTATAGGTTCTATCGTAGAAAAAATTCAACCATCTGTTGAAAAAGTTAAGGCATCAAGTACTACTGGAAACGATTTGTATGAAGAAGCTACTGATGAAAACATTCTACAAAGCTTAGCAGAAATAGAAAAAAGCCCTATCATAGAACATTTTATAGAAAATGGTACTTTGAAGATTATCGGTGCTAAATATCATCTTGAATCTGGAAAAGTAGAATTTTTTTCAGACCTACATTAA
- a CDS encoding type 1 glutamine amidotransferase, with protein sequence MVLILNCFIDDQFAKSFDEAVIRQLAGCNKKCNFVRAINMKEAENSLQDLDTYTHLIISGSEASTLEDSGWEKKLETIVVDFISRSKAVLGICYGHQFIVRSIAGKNFIRKAQKPEMGWEMIQLYDNLLFKNIENPVIMVAHYDEVFDLPEEFKAIATSPHCNIHGFQYKDLPVWGVQFHPEYGLAEGQEIFEVFSKQDKDFNDWYINNLEKESQLLQNSKFIKNFLNSDYKSI encoded by the coding sequence GTGGTTTTAATTTTAAATTGTTTTATAGATGATCAGTTTGCTAAGTCTTTTGATGAAGCAGTTATACGGCAACTGGCGGGATGTAACAAAAAATGCAATTTTGTAAGGGCTATAAATATGAAAGAAGCTGAAAATAGTCTTCAAGATCTTGATACTTACACTCATTTAATTATATCGGGTTCAGAGGCTTCTACACTAGAGGATAGTGGTTGGGAAAAAAAACTAGAAACGATAGTGGTGGACTTTATATCCCGTAGTAAGGCAGTGTTGGGTATCTGTTATGGTCATCAGTTTATTGTAAGAAGTATCGCAGGAAAAAACTTTATCAGAAAAGCCCAAAAGCCAGAAATGGGATGGGAGATGATACAGTTATATGATAACTTGCTGTTTAAAAATATTGAAAATCCGGTAATTATGGTAGCTCACTACGATGAAGTTTTTGATTTACCAGAGGAATTCAAAGCAATAGCTACTTCTCCTCATTGTAATATACATGGATTTCAATATAAGGATCTTCCAGTGTGGGGGGTACAGTTCCATCCAGAGTATGGTCTAGCGGAGGGTCAAGAAATCTTCGAAGTGTTTTCTAAACAGGATAAAGATTTTAATGATTGGTACATAAACAACCTTGAAAAAGAGAGTCAACTTTTGCAAAATAGTAAGTTTATAAAAAACTTTTTGAATTCCGATTATAAATCAATTTAA
- a CDS encoding methyl-accepting chemotaxis protein translates to MKQKKTAKRGSIKSKLIVIPLIVVLGTLAGVGIISSYFTRTSLLNQMREDGFYIAEIFVDRLEDNSRALETINMMLEEKITSVGRDVVRDRRNLNNQLLKSLAEEWNVEEISWYNAEGEIIYSTVAAYVGWMATEGHPVHNFMISGRNELVEDIRQDTESGNYLKYGYVRGEDGTFVQVGVIADRVQELTETFSYQRLVEDLAVNQEVVYALLMDRNLEVIAHSNKNEIGVVFDDEGSKSAAIDGIPYAQIWPYETEEVTVYDIIYPVTIQGDYIGAVAIGFSMEEVHAAINRNMLIVAISGIIAFIILGLILFNVSSDAIKTINRLKEQINFMASGDFSNNVAEDLINKQNEFGEISQAMAIMQNAIRDIIKSVIDKSQQVAASSEQLTATSQQSATAADEVASTIEEIAKGANHQARDTEEGVLFITDLGNMVEKNKDYIQHLNDSTERVNQLKSEGLKIVEGLVEKTDVSSKSSAEVQRVIVNTSESAGKIASASEMIKNIAAQTNLLALNAAIEAARAGEAGKGFAVVADEIRKLAEESNKFTEEINVVIHELTDKTSNAVGTMEELEKIISSQTESVKMTNSKFAGIAEAIEVMKKSIYEVNHASEEMSCKKEEIIRIIESLSAISQENAAATEEASASVEEQTAAMEEIASSSEDLARIAEELNKQVEQFKV, encoded by the coding sequence ATGAAACAGAAAAAAACAGCAAAGCGAGGCTCCATTAAAAGTAAACTAATTGTCATACCGTTAATCGTTGTACTTGGTACTTTGGCAGGAGTAGGTATTATTTCTTCTTACTTTACAAGGACAAGCTTACTGAATCAGATGAGAGAAGATGGGTTTTACATAGCCGAAATCTTTGTAGACAGGTTAGAAGATAACTCTAGAGCATTAGAAACTATTAATATGATGTTAGAGGAAAAAATCACCAGTGTGGGAAGAGATGTTGTACGAGATCGTAGAAATTTAAACAATCAGTTGTTAAAAAGCTTAGCAGAAGAATGGAATGTCGAAGAAATCAGTTGGTACAATGCAGAGGGAGAGATTATATATTCTACTGTTGCAGCATATGTAGGATGGATGGCAACTGAAGGGCATCCTGTACACAATTTTATGATAAGTGGTAGAAATGAATTAGTAGAGGATATTAGGCAAGATACGGAATCTGGAAATTATCTTAAATACGGTTATGTTAGAGGGGAAGATGGTACCTTTGTACAAGTGGGGGTGATAGCAGATAGGGTTCAAGAATTAACAGAAACCTTTAGCTACCAAAGACTTGTGGAGGATTTGGCTGTAAATCAAGAAGTGGTTTATGCATTGTTGATGGACAGAAATCTAGAGGTCATTGCCCATAGTAATAAAAATGAAATAGGTGTAGTTTTTGATGATGAGGGGAGCAAATCAGCTGCAATCGATGGTATACCCTATGCACAGATATGGCCTTATGAAACAGAAGAGGTTACTGTATATGATATTATTTATCCAGTAACCATCCAAGGAGACTATATAGGGGCAGTTGCTATAGGCTTTTCTATGGAGGAGGTTCATGCTGCTATAAATAGAAACATGCTTATCGTTGCTATTTCAGGAATCATAGCCTTTATAATCTTAGGACTGATTTTATTTAATGTATCTAGTGATGCTATAAAAACAATTAATAGATTAAAAGAACAAATTAACTTTATGGCTTCAGGAGACTTTAGTAATAATGTGGCAGAGGATTTAATCAATAAACAGAACGAATTTGGAGAAATTTCACAAGCGATGGCTATTATGCAAAATGCTATAAGAGATATCATTAAAAGTGTTATAGACAAGTCTCAGCAAGTAGCTGCTTCTTCAGAACAATTAACAGCCACAAGTCAACAGTCTGCTACAGCTGCTGATGAAGTAGCTAGCACTATTGAGGAAATAGCAAAAGGAGCAAACCACCAGGCCAGAGATACAGAAGAAGGCGTTTTATTTATTACGGATCTAGGAAATATGGTTGAGAAAAATAAAGACTATATTCAGCACTTAAATGATTCTACTGAAAGAGTCAACCAACTAAAAAGTGAAGGTCTTAAAATCGTTGAAGGTCTTGTGGAAAAGACAGATGTTAGCAGTAAGTCATCAGCAGAGGTTCAAAGAGTGATTGTTAATACCAGTGAAAGTGCAGGAAAGATCGCCAGTGCCAGTGAGATGATAAAAAACATAGCTGCTCAAACAAACCTTTTAGCTTTAAATGCAGCTATAGAGGCAGCGAGGGCAGGAGAAGCAGGTAAGGGGTTTGCTGTTGTGGCAGATGAAATAAGAAAGTTAGCAGAAGAGTCCAATAAATTTACTGAGGAAATTAATGTTGTTATTCATGAGCTTACAGACAAAACATCAAATGCTGTAGGAACTATGGAGGAACTAGAAAAAATAATTTCTTCTCAGACAGAAAGTGTCAAAATGACAAATAGTAAGTTTGCGGGAATCGCAGAAGCTATAGAAGTAATGAAAAAAAGTATTTATGAAGTGAATCATGCTAGTGAGGAGATGAGCTGCAAGAAAGAAGAAATTATTAGAATCATAGAAAGTTTGTCAGCTATTTCACAGGAAAATGCAGCTGCAACAGAGGAAGCTTCAGCATCCGTAGAAGAACAGACAGCTGCTATGGAGGAGATTGCTAGCTCCAGTGAGGATCTTGCAAGAATTGCTGAAGAGTTAAATAAGCAGGTAGAACAATTTAAAGTATAA
- a CDS encoding indolepyruvate oxidoreductase subunit beta, whose product MTTNIMLGGVGGQGLILMTRTICQAALKDDFDVKSNDVVGLSQRGGMVWGNVKIGKKVLSPNIPPGEGDILLAMEPLEALRWSSMLKDEGKIILNSKRFYPTMVQQEKYPYPEEEIEELKSKFKVIEINAFEEATKIGKKQVSNVILLGILAKNLEIQVHTWKETIKDNVPYKTIDMNMEAFNFGYQY is encoded by the coding sequence TTGACAACTAATATTATGTTAGGTGGAGTAGGTGGTCAAGGATTGATTCTCATGACAAGGACTATTTGTCAAGCAGCCCTAAAAGATGACTTTGATGTAAAAAGCAATGACGTAGTAGGCCTATCTCAAAGAGGAGGAATGGTTTGGGGAAATGTTAAGATAGGTAAAAAAGTACTTTCTCCTAACATTCCTCCAGGAGAGGGAGATATATTATTGGCGATGGAACCATTAGAAGCTTTAAGATGGAGCTCTATGTTAAAGGATGAAGGTAAGATTATATTAAATAGCAAGAGATTTTATCCTACCATGGTGCAGCAGGAAAAATATCCATATCCAGAAGAGGAGATAGAGGAACTTAAGTCTAAATTTAAGGTGATAGAAATTAATGCTTTTGAGGAAGCTACAAAAATTGGCAAAAAGCAAGTATCTAATGTAATTCTTCTAGGAATTTTAGCTAAAAATTTAGAGATCCAAGTGCATACATGGAAGGAAACAATCAAGGATAATGTGCCCTACAAGACAATCGATATGAATATGGAGGCTTTTAATTTTGGTTATCAGTATTAA